One Methanobacterium sp. DNA window includes the following coding sequences:
- the nudC gene encoding NAD(+) diphosphatase translates to MQRESIYKQYQPENKPNHEKGVKAYWFVFNSNKMLINAEDGQIPFLENLKELNITPERKIYLGTIRGHPCYCAEVEKPIVHEKMDFYDLRSLYSVLGEDIYLLAGRAVQIINWDKNHQFCGKCGTSTETIDGEMAKICPECGFISHTRISPAVITAIIKNGKILMAKHNYGSYRRYGLIAGFVEAGETLEEAVKRETAEEVGLNVNNIKYFGSQPWPFPNSLMVGFTAEYKSGEIIVDGKEIADAKWFDVSELPDMPSKISIASELIDWYIENYSK, encoded by the coding sequence ATGCAACGAGAAAGCATTTACAAACAATATCAGCCTGAAAACAAACCTAACCATGAAAAAGGTGTTAAGGCATATTGGTTTGTATTTAATTCAAATAAGATGTTGATAAATGCCGAAGATGGTCAAATTCCTTTTTTAGAAAACTTAAAAGAGTTAAATATCACTCCTGAAAGGAAAATTTATCTGGGAACAATTAGGGGTCATCCTTGCTATTGTGCAGAAGTAGAAAAACCTATTGTGCATGAAAAAATGGATTTTTATGATTTAAGATCACTGTACTCTGTTTTAGGTGAAGATATATATCTTTTAGCTGGTAGAGCTGTCCAGATTATTAACTGGGATAAAAATCACCAGTTTTGCGGTAAATGCGGTACATCAACAGAAACTATAGATGGTGAAATGGCTAAAATTTGTCCTGAATGTGGATTTATAAGTCATACACGTATTTCTCCAGCAGTTATAACTGCTATTATAAAGAATGGTAAAATTCTCATGGCTAAACACAACTACGGTAGTTATCGAAGATATGGACTTATTGCAGGCTTTGTAGAAGCTGGAGAAACATTAGAAGAGGCTGTAAAAAGAGAAACTGCAGAAGAAGTGGGTTTAAATGTTAATAATATAAAATATTTTGGAAGTCAACCTTGGCCATTTCCTAATTCCCTTATGGTGGGATTTACAGCAGAATATAAAAGTGGTGAAATAATTGTTGATGGGAAGGAAATAGCTGATGCTAAATGGTTTGACGTATCAGAACTTCCAGATATGCCTTCAAAAATTAGTATTGCCAGTGAACTAATTGATTGGTATATAGAAAATTATTCTAAGTAA
- a CDS encoding DUF1947 domain-containing protein, which produces MKIRKRYYLQKKKLKKLKEQLGEYYTIIPPKGKIEILETDLYDILLVNGKPFLMMIEDTAFPTLKGALELEITTKYVVVDMGAIRFVAKGADIMSPGITEADSSIIEDDFVIIIDETHRKPLAIGKALISGEEMVESDEGKAVKTIHYIGDKLWNLSV; this is translated from the coding sequence TTGAAGATCAGGAAAAGATACTACCTTCAAAAAAAGAAATTAAAAAAATTAAAGGAACAATTAGGTGAATATTACACTATAATACCTCCTAAAGGCAAAATTGAGATTCTTGAAACGGATCTTTATGATATACTGCTTGTTAATGGAAAACCTTTCCTTATGATGATTGAGGATACTGCGTTTCCAACTCTTAAAGGTGCATTAGAGCTGGAAATAACAACTAAATATGTTGTAGTTGATATGGGAGCCATAAGATTTGTGGCTAAAGGAGCAGATATAATGTCTCCAGGCATCACCGAGGCTGATTCAAGCATTATTGAAGATGATTTTGTTATAATCATTGATGAAACCCATAGAAAACCCCTTGCCATTGGAAAAGCACTTATTTCTGGAGAAGAAATGGTGGAGAGTGATGAAGGGAAGGCAGTAAAGACTATCCAT